In the genome of Kitasatospora cathayae, one region contains:
- a CDS encoding GNAT family N-acetyltransferase, with amino-acid sequence MSTPGTPVVERSDALHRYEIRIDGELAGFTEYLGLDGQRVFYHTLVEEAFAGRGLAGQLVQEALTDVRAAGKRIVPVCPYVAKFLIKHDEFADMTDEVTPEVKDWLRTRLR; translated from the coding sequence ATGAGCACCCCCGGCACCCCCGTCGTCGAGCGGTCGGACGCCCTGCACCGGTACGAGATCCGGATCGACGGCGAACTCGCCGGCTTCACCGAGTACCTGGGCCTCGACGGGCAGCGCGTCTTCTACCACACCCTGGTCGAGGAGGCCTTCGCCGGCCGCGGCCTGGCCGGGCAGCTGGTCCAGGAGGCGCTGACGGACGTGCGCGCCGCCGGGAAGCGGATCGTCCCGGTCTGCCCGTACGTGGCCAAGTTCCTGATCAAGCACGACGAGTTCGCCGACATGACCGACGAGGTCACCCCGGAGGTCAAGGACTGGCTGCGCACCCGGCTGCGGTAG
- a CDS encoding PP2C family protein-serine/threonine phosphatase, which produces MRVRSAKATRLPPSGSGVAPLPALVRYGHRSWLIPAVLLVAVVVVDALTPRSFASISWLALVPVVAAGLCGPAATVLFSCLVVAAYPALDSIWAKSQGIEDFLLVVAGGVLALPLSVFRARAATYVRHLQGAAEATRQVVLRPVPPGWGGVDSAARYLAADVEARVGGDFYDVVATPYGARVVLGDVQGKGLPAVSAAAALVGCFREAAFREADLATLAARLEERVHRHNLLASRLGEPEERFVTAVVIWFPEDAPEEIELVNFGHDSPHVLGPAGVRQLPQGNGVPLGLTQLADGLPAVQRLRLGRDETVLIVSDGVTEARDRQGTFFALRSQLEELVRRSGATVPEHLVEAVAAAVVRHTGGRRTDDTALLAVRRSVGADSG; this is translated from the coding sequence ATGCGGGTGCGTTCCGCGAAGGCGACTCGGCTGCCGCCGTCGGGGTCGGGCGTCGCACCGCTGCCGGCGCTGGTCCGGTACGGACACCGCTCCTGGCTGATCCCCGCGGTGCTGCTGGTGGCGGTGGTGGTCGTGGACGCGCTCACGCCCAGGTCGTTCGCGTCCATCAGCTGGCTGGCCCTGGTGCCCGTGGTGGCCGCCGGGCTCTGCGGTCCGGCGGCCACGGTGCTGTTCTCCTGCCTGGTGGTCGCCGCCTACCCCGCCCTGGACAGCATCTGGGCCAAGTCCCAGGGGATCGAGGACTTCCTCCTGGTGGTCGCCGGAGGCGTCCTCGCGCTGCCGCTCAGCGTCTTCCGGGCCCGGGCCGCCACCTATGTCCGCCACCTCCAGGGCGCCGCCGAGGCCACCCGGCAGGTGGTGCTGCGCCCGGTGCCGCCGGGCTGGGGCGGAGTGGACTCGGCGGCCCGCTACCTGGCCGCGGACGTCGAGGCCCGGGTGGGCGGCGACTTCTACGACGTGGTGGCCACGCCGTACGGTGCCCGGGTGGTCCTCGGCGACGTCCAGGGGAAGGGACTGCCGGCGGTCTCCGCGGCGGCGGCCCTGGTCGGCTGCTTCCGGGAGGCCGCCTTCCGCGAGGCGGACCTGGCGACCCTCGCCGCCCGGCTGGAGGAACGGGTGCACCGGCACAACCTGCTGGCCTCGCGGCTGGGGGAGCCGGAGGAGCGGTTCGTCACCGCGGTGGTCATCTGGTTCCCCGAGGACGCCCCGGAGGAGATCGAGCTGGTCAACTTCGGCCACGACAGCCCGCACGTGCTGGGCCCGGCCGGCGTCCGGCAGCTGCCGCAGGGCAACGGCGTGCCGCTCGGGCTCACCCAGCTGGCCGACGGACTGCCCGCGGTCCAGCGGCTGCGGCTGGGCCGGGACGAGACCGTCCTGATCGTCTCGGACGGGGTGACCGAGGCCCGGGACCGGCAGGGCACCTTCTTCGCCCTCCGGTCGCAGCTGGAGGAGCTGGTGCGGCGGTCCGGGGCCACCGTGCCCGAGCACTTGGTGGAGGCCGTCGCCGCCGCCGTCGTCCGGCACACCGGCGGTCGCCGGACGGACGACACCGCGCTGCTCGCCGTCCGGCGCAGCGTCGGTGCGGACTCCGGCTGA